One window of Triticum dicoccoides isolate Atlit2015 ecotype Zavitan chromosome 5A, WEW_v2.0, whole genome shotgun sequence genomic DNA carries:
- the LOC119297396 gene encoding E3 ubiquitin-protein ligase RNF14-like isoform X1 gives MSSCRMDDDFAAAEAEQLEEVLRLSAQSATMACAVCRLMTVSLEASWKPENCDHVICIDCFAKYTTETVATEMPKCPVASCKYHVDPEIHELMEVDDDGSLIAIKEIDDGKGKEHPYNGLEEFGQCSGSGTMMCAVCRLMTVSLEASWKPENCDHIICITCFARYTTETMATEMPKCPITSCDSLLKPDTPQVIDIDDDGDTGSSSSIRAIIDKGKQPCNDVLQELGQCSSGTAIANDFYCTICMEEVPAIECFPVDGCTHAFCVSCVRQYIAAKVEENVLPVRCPDPGCKDGTLQPEACRDVIPTPLFQRWGAALCDMALEGIKFYCPFNDCSTLLVDDHQDGDAAIRDVECPHCSRMFCAQCKVPWHDGVDCAEFQRLGKDERGREDLLLRKVAQESKWRRCGKCKMYVERVEGCVYIVCRCGHHFCYLCGSEMAKGNHRCSKCKRTW, from the exons ATGAGCTCCTGCAGGATGGATGATGATTTTGCTGCAGCCGAAGCTGAGCAGCTTGAAGAGGTCCTCCGACTCTCAGCTCAGTCCGCGACGATGGCATGTGCGGTTTGCAGACTGATGACAGTATCACTGGAAGCATCATGGAAACCTGAGAATTGTGATCATGTCATCTGTATTGACTGCTTCGCCAAATACACAACAGAGACAGTGGCCACAGAGATGCCAAAGTGCCCGGTTGCTTCTTGCAAATATCATGTCGATCCAGAGATACATGAACTTATGGAAGTAGACGATGATGGCAGCCTGATCGCAATCAAAGAGATCGATGATGGCAAAGGGAAGGAACATCCCTATAATGGGCTGGAAGAATTCGGGCAATGTTCCGGCAGTGGCACGATGATGTGTGCAGTTTGCAGGCTGATGACAGTATCACTGGAAGCATCGTGGAAACCTGAAAACTGCGATCATATCATCTGCATCACCTGCTTCGCCAGATACACAACCGAGACAATGGCCACCGAGATGCCCAAGTGTCCGATTACTTCTTGTGATTCTTTGTTGAAGCCAGACACGCCACAAGTGATCGATATCGACGATGATGGTGATACGGGCAGCTCATCATCGATCAGAGCAATAATAGACAAAGGCAAGCAACCGTGCAACGACGTGCTGCAAGAGCTCGGCCAATGTTCCAGCGGCACAGCAATTGCCAACGACTTCTACTGCACCATCTGCATGGAGGAAGTGCCTGCCATAGAATGCTTCCCGGTCGACGGGTGCACGCACGCGTTCTGTGTCAGCTGCGTGAGGCAGTACATTGCGGCGAAGGTGGAAGAGAACGTGCTGCCCGTCAGGTGCCCCGACCCGGGCTGCAAGGACGGCACGCTGCAGCCGGAGGCGTGCCGGGACGTGATCCCGACGCCGCTGTTCCAGCGGTGGGGCGCGGCGCTCTGCGACATGGCGCTCGAGGGGATCAAGTTCTACTGCCCCTTCAACGACTGCTCGACGCTGCTGGTCGACGACCACCAGGACGGGGACGCGGCGATAAGGGACGTGGAGTGCCCACACTGCTCCCGCATGTTCTGCGCGCAGTGCAAGGTGCCGTGGCACGACGGCGTCGATTGCGCCGAGTTCCAGCGGCTCGGCAAGGACGAGCGCGGGCGGGAGGACCTGCTGCTGAGGAAGGTCGCGCAGGAGAGcaagtggcggaggtgcggcaagtgcAAGATGTACGTCGAGAGGGTGGAAGGCTGCGTGTACATTGTCTGCAG GTGCGGCCACCACTTCTGCTACCTCTGCGGCTCTGAGATGGCGAAGGGCAACCATCGTTGCAGCAAGTGCAAGCGTACGTGGTGA
- the LOC119297396 gene encoding E3 ubiquitin-protein ligase RNF14-like isoform X2, which translates to MDDDFAAAEAEQLEEVLRLSAQSATMACAVCRLMTVSLEASWKPENCDHVICIDCFAKYTTETVATEMPKCPVASCKYHVDPEIHELMEVDDDGSLIAIKEIDDGKGKEHPYNGLEEFGQCSGSGTMMCAVCRLMTVSLEASWKPENCDHIICITCFARYTTETMATEMPKCPITSCDSLLKPDTPQVIDIDDDGDTGSSSSIRAIIDKGKQPCNDVLQELGQCSSGTAIANDFYCTICMEEVPAIECFPVDGCTHAFCVSCVRQYIAAKVEENVLPVRCPDPGCKDGTLQPEACRDVIPTPLFQRWGAALCDMALEGIKFYCPFNDCSTLLVDDHQDGDAAIRDVECPHCSRMFCAQCKVPWHDGVDCAEFQRLGKDERGREDLLLRKVAQESKWRRCGKCKMYVERVEGCVYIVCRCGHHFCYLCGSEMAKGNHRCSKCKRTW; encoded by the exons ATGGATGATGATTTTGCTGCAGCCGAAGCTGAGCAGCTTGAAGAGGTCCTCCGACTCTCAGCTCAGTCCGCGACGATGGCATGTGCGGTTTGCAGACTGATGACAGTATCACTGGAAGCATCATGGAAACCTGAGAATTGTGATCATGTCATCTGTATTGACTGCTTCGCCAAATACACAACAGAGACAGTGGCCACAGAGATGCCAAAGTGCCCGGTTGCTTCTTGCAAATATCATGTCGATCCAGAGATACATGAACTTATGGAAGTAGACGATGATGGCAGCCTGATCGCAATCAAAGAGATCGATGATGGCAAAGGGAAGGAACATCCCTATAATGGGCTGGAAGAATTCGGGCAATGTTCCGGCAGTGGCACGATGATGTGTGCAGTTTGCAGGCTGATGACAGTATCACTGGAAGCATCGTGGAAACCTGAAAACTGCGATCATATCATCTGCATCACCTGCTTCGCCAGATACACAACCGAGACAATGGCCACCGAGATGCCCAAGTGTCCGATTACTTCTTGTGATTCTTTGTTGAAGCCAGACACGCCACAAGTGATCGATATCGACGATGATGGTGATACGGGCAGCTCATCATCGATCAGAGCAATAATAGACAAAGGCAAGCAACCGTGCAACGACGTGCTGCAAGAGCTCGGCCAATGTTCCAGCGGCACAGCAATTGCCAACGACTTCTACTGCACCATCTGCATGGAGGAAGTGCCTGCCATAGAATGCTTCCCGGTCGACGGGTGCACGCACGCGTTCTGTGTCAGCTGCGTGAGGCAGTACATTGCGGCGAAGGTGGAAGAGAACGTGCTGCCCGTCAGGTGCCCCGACCCGGGCTGCAAGGACGGCACGCTGCAGCCGGAGGCGTGCCGGGACGTGATCCCGACGCCGCTGTTCCAGCGGTGGGGCGCGGCGCTCTGCGACATGGCGCTCGAGGGGATCAAGTTCTACTGCCCCTTCAACGACTGCTCGACGCTGCTGGTCGACGACCACCAGGACGGGGACGCGGCGATAAGGGACGTGGAGTGCCCACACTGCTCCCGCATGTTCTGCGCGCAGTGCAAGGTGCCGTGGCACGACGGCGTCGATTGCGCCGAGTTCCAGCGGCTCGGCAAGGACGAGCGCGGGCGGGAGGACCTGCTGCTGAGGAAGGTCGCGCAGGAGAGcaagtggcggaggtgcggcaagtgcAAGATGTACGTCGAGAGGGTGGAAGGCTGCGTGTACATTGTCTGCAG GTGCGGCCACCACTTCTGCTACCTCTGCGGCTCTGAGATGGCGAAGGGCAACCATCGTTGCAGCAAGTGCAAGCGTACGTGGTGA
- the LOC119301704 gene encoding transcription factor IIIB 90 kDa subunit-like: MVFCAHCQDDCPYIQDPDNGITCCGMCGKVFDEHIFEVGPTFVKNSSGQSEIAGKIIEGVGSGCSISRERTEAKGRDEIWQIVHGLHVSGGDDIICTAHNFYKLALDNDFTKGRRTSHVAAACLYIACRRGEKPYLLIDFSDHLQISVYVLGGVFLQLCQVLLLGEHPIVQKLVDPSLFIHRFTERLLGKRDNAVSDTALRIVASMKRDWMQTGRKPSGLCGAALYIAALSHGYDYTKADIAAVVHVCEATLFKRLVEFENTDSGSLTIEDFLAKADEETVPNCPAKYGEVLCEHKGAEYFSHGLCEECHYNFTELSGGLEGGADPPAFQRAEKKRHDAAKRAKDSSVVDATLCELHSSDVEHNIMSPGKNCVGKSSTGSSSQTANDFEAPINPEVEGENGKADSDPGNLSDIDDVEVDGYLHNEEETQNKKIIWEEMNKEYLEEQAAKEALAAELAARGISVGEGRPKKRKRKEDKNSTPAETPAEATCNMLKRKGLGSKINVEAISGLYNTEDEVSKANGKDDVHFDEEYEHNVGYGETFDASYDYGHDADYIDEGGGGGYDDCHDADY; this comes from the exons ATGGTGTTCTGTGCTCACTGTCAGGATGACTGCCCGTATATACAGGAccctgacaacgggatcac ATGTTGTGGAATGTGCGGGAAGGTTTTTGATGAGCACATTTTTGAGGTTGGGCCTACTTTTGTCAAGAACTCCTCGGGACAG AGCGAAATagctggaaaaataattgaaggcgTTGGGAGTGGCTGTTCGATATCCCGTGAAAGAACTGAAGCAAAAG GGAGAGATGAGATTTGGCAGATTGTCCATGGCTTGCATGTGAGCGGTGGAGATGATATTATTTGCACTGCTCATAACTTTTATAAA CTAGCTCTTGATAATGACTTTACTAAGGGACGTCGAACAAGTCACGTTGCAGCCGCTTGTCTTTACATTGCCTGCCG GCGAGGTGAAAAACCTTATCTTCTTATTGATTTCTCAGACCATTTGCAAATAAGTGT TTATGTCCTAGGTGGTGTTTTTCTGCAGCTTTGCCAGGTTTTGTTACTCGGAGAACACCCAATTGTTCAAAAGCTTGTAGATCCTAGCCTTTTCATTCATCGTTTTACTGAAC GTTTACTGGGAAAAAGGGACAATGCTGTCTCGGACACAGCTTTACGCATTGTAGCTAGCATGAAGCGAGACTGGATGCAG ACTGGGAGGAAGCCAAGTGGTTTATGTGGTGCAGCATTATATATCGCGGCACTTTCTCACGGATATGATTACACCAAGGCAGATATT GCTGCTGTTGTGCATGTCTGTGAGGCAACACTATTTAAGCGCTTGGTAGAGTTTGAAAATACAGATTCTGGTAGCTTAACG ATTGAGGATTTTTTGGCAAAGGCAGATGAAGAGACGGTTCCAAATTGTCCAGCCAAGTATGGAGAAGTCCTTTGTGAGCACAAGGGTGCTGAGTATTTTTCTCATGGACTTTGCGAGGAATGCCACTACAAT TTCACTGAGCTGTCAGGTGGACTGGAGGGTGGTGCTGACCCTCCAGCTTTTCAGCGAGCTGAAAAAAAAAGACATGATGCTGCTAAAAGAGCTAAGGATTCTTCTGTAGTCGACGCAACATTATGTGAGTTACATAGTTCTGAtgttgagcataacatcatgagccCTGGGAAG AACTGTGTAGGCAAATCTTCGACAGGTAGTTCCAGTCAAACTGCAAATGATTTTGAAGCTCCCATCAATCCTGAAGTGGAAG GTGAAAATGGTAAAGCTGATTCTGATCCTGGAAATCTttctgatattgatgatgtggag GTTGACGGGTATCTTCACaatgaggaagaaacacagaacaaAAAGATTATCTGGGAGGAAATGAACAAAGAATACCTAGAG GAACAAGCTGCAAAGGAAGCTTTAGCGGCTGAATTGGCAGCGAGAGGTATATCTGTTGGAGAGGGACGACCGAAG AAACGGAAACGTAAGGAGGACAAGAACTCCACACCTGCTGAAACACCAGCAGAAGCAACATGCAACATGTTGAAACGGAAG GGACTTGGGTCAAAAATCAATGTTGAAGCCATTAGTGGATTGTACAAC ACTGAAGATGAAGTTAGCAAAGCAAATGGCAAAGATGACGTACACTTTGACGAGGAATATGAACACAATGTCGGTTATGGTGAAACATTTGATGCTAGTTATGACTATGGTCATGATGCTGATTACATTGATGAGGGTGGTGGCGGAGGCTATGATGATTGTCATGACGCTGATTACTAG